A genomic window from Chrysoperla carnea chromosome 3, inChrCarn1.1, whole genome shotgun sequence includes:
- the LOC123295019 gene encoding cadherin-related tumor suppressor has translation MDSCNAKKKTIFDGKNTSIKITVLDKNDSPPSFKDTPLIYSVSEDLSVGQPVATLRAIDPDTIGQLKYSLEGGDEHNHFTLDSNTGVLQLKDTLDRETQDTYKLRVRVSDTLQYTDTIVIVMVTDTNDNPPVFSENAYSFDIPEDSVRGARVGQIIATDPDQGVNSQLTYTVISDWANDVFSLNPQTGIFTLTARLDYEEVQHYILVVQAQDSGTPSLSSTLTVYCNVVDLNDNAPIFDPMSYSNEIYENVTIGTSVVTVSATDLDSGDNGKITYAILSGDEKHDFQILSNGTIFTKRQLDRETQAIYNLVVTATDQAKPPQKQLSSTVQVTIILKDINDMAPEFISSKSTTVSENITPNTVIMSVKAIDKDEGRNGYIEYTLVDDTNGVFALGSVDGLLRVAGRIDRELRANYSLFIIAKDRGEPPLSTNTTIFVQVLDENDNSPVFDPKQYSASIAENASIGASVLQVSATDIDEGLNGRVRFSISSGDTNRDFSIAEDSGVVRVAKNLNYERKSRYLLTVRAEDCAGDISGGEVRSDVAELSISVSDINDNPPTFLDSPYIAYVMENIIPPNGGYVITVEAYDADSPPFNSLVRYFIKEGDTDIFRINASTGEISLLRALDREVQEEYVLSLVAMDTGSPPLTGTGIVRIIIQDVNDHSPEFEWPSYKATVKENLPKGTWIITPKATDRDSGLNAKIRYSLLGDKVERFHVNQDDGTVTTAVELDREETDVYYLTLMAQDCSTTEPRVTTVNLTITVLDDNDNSPVFSSSVYTVSVPDRTQAGQFVFGAKAVDADINNNSKLVYSLSGPDIEKFTINKETGVIRATEELSLGGLGRGKLFEIQIKASDSGIEKRSAVADLKIHLKPAHLFPSFTTPIEHSLTLPEDISEGQVIAKISATSPKKAPSGIVRYAIAGGNIGDAISIDSVTGEVQVTGRGLDYETSPYYEVWIEAKDSDNPALRSVQQMIINVTDANDNAPIMEYSVYNATVMEEEIPPVFIIKIVATDADTNENGQISYELVDDFDGAFEMNPESGEIYTNMRLDREEISNYDLVVHAIDQGSPQLTGTATVLVSVLDKNDNPPRFTRLFSVNVTENADIGSFVIRVTSSDQDEGENANATYSFTENPGKKFAIDPVSGNVTVIGSLDREQQDEYLLKVAADDGSWRSETPLTITIQDQNDNTPEFEHSYYSFNFPEMQPSMVFVGQVSATDRDKQGPNSVISYSLQQPSDLFTIDPATGDVFSKRTLQYKYSQMESSPENIYALTVLATDNGKPPMSSECLVTINVVDANNNQPHFEQKQYLAPVPKGSRIGQKIIKIVAKDELDFGVNAEVEYNIGGGNSSDYFTIDKNSGWVSLIKQLPEVGTTYVMKVRATDRGVPPQHDEATVTIIVTGENKHGPVFTALSYQVIVPENEPLESTIVTVSASDEDEGPNGMIRYRISGGNERKEFAVDSVTGAVTILQPLDYDTVPEYKLNITAEDLGFDSRHTTAMLTVTLTDINDNAPTFNQTSYEVYLAENSPPKSFVCRLFATDIDSPKNAIIEYSVVGGSGKDLFMMEPKTGIISSRISFDFEEKNVYDLDILAANPDSVMYGSTKVIVQITGVNEYYPRFIQPVFHFDVSESALIGTQVGVIQATDQDAGDDGKVYYLFVGSSNDKGFTIGAETGIIKISRNLDRETQNRVVLTVMAKNAGGIRGNDTDEAQVIISIQDGNDPPEFLQTLYKASVSEGASYGTRILTVKAVDKDVRPQNNQFSYSIIGGNIDQVFKIDPQTGDVETSRELDRETIPVYNLIVGAIDTGIPPQTGSATIQITLTDINDNGPIFDPPNVTGYVMENQPPFTKVMTLTATDPDLPPNGAPFSYYLVGGRHKDMVIIEKHTGVVKTTKSLDRESIPMLDIIVEVEDSGTPKMRSRHHVTITVLDENDSPSTSRSVHVIVHAFSNTIPIGKIADVHPNDADITGEYRCKILQAPVPNGVLTIPSGCDLHTSQITPNQGYSLSVSGNDGKHADVISKVTLEFLSFDNITIDNSITVRITNMTASHFLTNFYNGILDLWKTCFDSGDSIKLTSIYENSTYIDLTVAVEQSSGKYRSKSYVIERLLKKKPTMKNMFKASQSVTIGYTPCQIDTCKNDGICTEAIKVHGDTRITDSNALIFTSPLVIHEFSCHCTDGFTGQYCHKRQDPCSPNPCKAGGQCRRQGFEFQCICPVTREGRYCEQERGDACSENPCKNGGSCRESPDGSSFFCLCRPGYRGNQCEAVADSCRPNPCLYGGLCISLKPGYNCSCIDGRYGRHCEKGTFGFNELSYMKFPALDAATNDISLIFATTKPNALLIYNYGIQSGGRSDFVAMELINGKAIFSFGGARTAITSVSVSGKTGSLSDGTWHKVTATRNGRVVSLSVASCTEHGDSCEDCRPGDTACYADEIGPTGTLNFNNQPLLVGGLSTADPVLERPGQIHSDDLVGCVHSISVNGRSLNLSNPIESNGVQSTCSRHGNCKAAPTDPCGGFGSCLDHWQTLKCKCDNRLIAPNCNSALQPISLIDGGFIEFKISQKHKRMQLLENIYRGSTNWHSHHHRNERSTPLLNDMPAKTISLMFRTIKLDGVLIYAASNKHYTSVGLRNGELVYTSRFSTSVNMSSVDLHISDGKWHNLTLHSKNRGLHLFLDGNRVGDELDTAGVHDFLDPYLTVLTLGGINSRINFNIEDMSQNFEGCFANFTINNEVQPFNGSGSVFNEVLTTGKVLPGCQHILGVGAAVSPDPLSIGITLVIVFFVVLLVAILVSFIVFRLRRQKKEKSGAPGCSSGMHVKQNGGNAIMSSSNLVSLGPDGVLVRPSHTNETSVAYLENGDVIRGVSGHHIIAPELISKKYKEREIPSNEHRPQRPDIIEREVVGKSPPMREDHHPPIPPSSAHVHDHVNTDLNSELPEHYDLENASSIAPSDIDIVYHYKGYREAGGVRKYKATPPPVTTYHHKHSASQNQTQHRHSPHHAGGYPPRAPPTSQTPSNRQHQSTPLARLSPSSELSAQQPRILTLHDISGKPLQTALLATTSSSGGVGKDPLHSNSERSLNSPVMSQLSGQSSASRKAVPQPPNSGNSGMGLTAEEIERLNSRPRTSSLVSTLDAVSSSSEAPHGPHQSHLAHLHHSPVIDTRRSSTTTDESGNDSFTCSEIEYDNSSLAGDKYKNESESRCADNGSTGSKPIPPPSYDGFDSSFRGSLSTLVASDDDLNGPMYRPPAGSPSATSALGWDYLLNWGPDFESLVGVFKDIAELPDGVNNRVPTSLRLQSAPKPSEEYV, from the exons gtTACAATCATACTAAAAGATATCAACGACATGGCTCCAGAATTTATCAGTTCAAAATCAACGACCGTATCAGAAAATATCACACCAAACACTGTTATAATGTCTGTGAAAGCAATCGATAAAGATGAAGGACGAAATGGATATATTGAATACACACTAGTTGATGATACAAATGGTGTGTTTGCATTAGGTTCGGTTGATGGATTATTACGTGTAGCTGGTCGAATTGATCGTGAATTACGTGCTAATTATAGTTTATTCATTATTGCAAAAGATCGTGGTGAACCACCGTTATCAACCAATACAACCATATTTGTACAAGTATTGGATGAAAATGATAATAGTCCAGTATTTGATCCAAAACAATACAGTGCATCAATTGCTGAAAATGCATCAATCGGTGCAAGCGTTTTACAA GTCTCAGCGACAGATATCGATGAAGGTTTAAATGGTCGTGTACGATTTTCAATAAGTTCCGGTGATACCAATCGTGATTTTAGTATTGCAGAAGATTCGGGTGTTGTGCGTGTggcgaaaaatttaaattatgaacgTAAATCACGTTATTTATTAACAGTGCGTGCAGAAGATTGTGCCGGTGATATTAGTGGGGGTGAAGTTCGTTCTGATGTTGCAGAACTTTCTATATCTGTGTCTGATATAAATGATAATCCTCCAACTTTTTTGGATTCACCATATATTGCGTATGTTATGGAAAATATTATACCACCAAATGGTGGCTATGTAATTACTGTGGAAGCGTATGATGCTGATAGTCCACCGTTTAATTCATTGGTACGGTATTTTATCAAAGAAGGTGACACTGATATATTTCGAATAAATGCATCAACTGGTGAAATATCATTGTTGCGAGCATTGGATCGGGAAGTTCAAGAAGAATATGTTTTATCATTAGTTGCAATGGATACAg gaTCACCACCATTAACTGGTACTGGTATTGTACGAATTATCATTCAAGATGTCAATGATCATAGTCCAGAATTCGAATGGCCAAGTTATAAAGCAACCGTCAAAGAAAACTTACCAAAAGGTACATGGATAATAACACCAAAAGCCACAGATCGTGATAGtggtttaaatgcaaaaattcgaTACAGTTTACTTGGCGATAAAGTAGAACGTTTTCATGTGAATCAAGATGATGGCACTGTAACCACTGCTGTAGAATTGGATCGAGAAGAGACTGATGtgtattatttaacattaatggCACAAGATTGTTCAACTACAGAACCACGAGTAACCACCGTTAATTTAACGATTACGGTTTTGGATGATAATGATAATTCTCCAGTATTTTCCTCGTCAGTTTATACAGTCAGTGTACCTGATCGAACACAAGCTGGTCAATTTGTTTTTGGTGCTAAAGCTGTGGATGCtgatattaacaataatagtaAACTGGTTTACAGTTTATCAGGTcctgatattgaaaaatttacaattaataaagaAACCGGTGTCATACGTGCTACTGAAGAATTATCTTTAGGCGGTTTAGGAAGAggcaaattatttgaaatacaaataaaagCAAGTGACAGTGGAATTGAAAAACGTTCAGCTGTTGctgatttaaaaattcatttaaaacctGCTCACTTATTTCCAAGTTTCACAACACCAATTGAACATTCGTTAACATTACCTGAAGATATATCTGAAGGTCAAGTGATTGCTAAAATAAGTGCGACCTCACCGAAGAAAGCACCAAGTGGTATTGTTCGATATGCTATAGCTGGTGGAAATATAGGTGATGCAATTAGTATTGATAGCGTAACTGGAGAAGTTCAGGTGACCGGACGAGGATTAGATTATGAAACATCCCCATATTATGAAGTATGGATTGAAGCGAAAGATTCTGATAATCCTGCTTTACGTAGTGTACaacaaatgataataaatgTAACAGATGCCAATGATAATGCACCAATTATGGAATATTCTGTTTATAATGCAACTGTAATGGAAGAAGAAATACCACCggtgtttataataaaaattgttgcaaCTGATGCCGATACAAATGAAAATGGTCAAATATCATATGAACTTGTGGATGATTTTGATGGTGCATTCGAAATGAATCCAGAAAGTGGAGAGATTTATACAAATATGCGATTGGATCGAGAAGAAATTAGTAATTATGATTTAGTTGTACATGCTATAGATCAGGGTTCACCGCAATTAACTGGCACTGCAACTGTTTTGGTTAGCGTAttagataaaaatgataatcCCCCACGATTTACGAGATTATTTAGTGTGAATGTAACTGAAAATGCTGATATTGGTTCATTTGTAATACGAGTGACAAGTTCTGATCAAGATGAAGGAGAAAATGCAAATGCTACATACAGTTTTACAGAAAACCCCGGTAAGAAATTCGCAATTGATCCTGTTAGTGGTAATGTAACGGTTATTGGATCGCTGGATCGTGAACAACAAgatgaatatttattgaaagtagcAGCTGATGATGGTTCTTGGAGATCTGAAACACCACTCACAATCACTATTCAAGATCAAAATGATAATACACCAGAATTTGAACATTCATACTACAGTTTTAATTTCCCTGAAATGCAACCAAGTATGGTGTTTGTAGGACAAGTATCAGCTACTGATCGTGATAAACAAGGTCCAAATTCTGTAATTTCTTATTCGCTTCAACAACCTTCGGATTTATTCACAATCGATCCAGCAACAGGAGATGTATTCAGCAAACGAACACTTCAATACAAATACAGTCAAATGGAATCATCTCCAGAGAATATTTATGCTTTAACGGTGTTAGCCACAGATAATGGCAAACCACCAATGAGTTCTGAATGCTTAGTTACAATAAACGTTGTTGATGCCAACAATAATCAACCTCATTTcgaacaaaaacaatatttagcACCTGTACCAAAAGGTTCCAGAATTGgtcagaaaattataaaaattgttgctAAAGATGAACTCGATTTTGGTGTTAATGCAGAAGTTGAATACAATATTGGCGGTGGAAATTCTTCTGATTACTTCacaattgataaaaattcagGATGGGTTAGCTTGATAAAACAATTACCCGAAGTAGGAACTACTTATGTAATGAAAGTACGAGCTACAGATAGAGGAGTTCCACCTCAGCATGACGAAGCGACAGTTACCATTATAGTTACAGGTGAAAATAAACATGGTCCTGTATTTACAGCACTTAGTTATCAAGTTATCGTTCCCGAAAATGAACCATTAGAATCAACAATTGTGACAGTTAGTGCGTCAGATGAAGATGAAGGTCCAAATGGTATGATTCGATATAGAATATCAGGTGGAAATGAACGTAAAGAATTCGCTGTAGATTCTGTAACTGGAGCAGTGACAATCCTTCAACCTTTAGATTACGATACTGTACCTGAATACAAACTAAATATTACCGCAGAAGATTTAGGTTTTGATTCAAGGCATACAACGGCAATGTTGACCGTAACCTTAACAGATATTAACGACAACGCTCCAACATTTAATCAAACATCATATGAAGTATATCTAGCAGAAAACTCCCCACCCAAATCCTTTGTATGCCGACTATTTGCTACTGATATCGATTCACCGAAAAATGCAATTATTGAATATTCTGTAGTCGGAGGATCTGGCAAAGATTTATTTATGATGGAACCAAAAACTGGAATTATAAGTTCACGAATAAGTTTTGATTTTGAAGAGAAAAACGTGTACGATTTAGATATTTTAGCTGCGAATCCTGATTCAGTTATGTACGGTTCGACTAAAGTTATTGTACAAATAACAGGTGTTAACGAATACTATCCTCGATTTATTCAACCAGTATTTCATTTTGATGTATCTGAATCAGCACTTATCGGTACACAAGTTGGTGTTATTCAAGCCACTGATCAAGATGCTGGAGATGATGGCAAAGTTTATTATCTCTTTGTGGGATCCAGTAATGATAAAGGATTTACTATTGGAGCTGAAACgggaattattaaaatatcaagaaactTAGATCGCGAAACTCAAAATAGAGTAGTACTAACAGTAATGGCCAAAAATGCTGGAGGAATCCGAGGTAATGATACAGATGAAGCCCAAGTGATTATATCGATACAAGATGGAAACGATCCACCagaatttttacaaacattataTAAAGCTTCAGTATCTGAAGGTGCATCTTACGGCACAAGAATTCTTACCGTTAAAGCTGTTGATAAAGATGTGCGACcacaaaataatcaatttagttATTCAATTATTGGTGGGAATATTGATCAAGTATTCAAGATTGATCCACAAACAGGTGATGTAGAAACATCACGTGAATTAGACAGAGAAACGATTcctgtttataatttaattgtcGGCGCCATTGATACTGGTATTCCTCCTCAAACAGGAAGTGCTACAATTCAAATAACTCTGACCGATATTAACGATAATGGTCCTATATTTGATCCACCAAATGTAACTGGCTACGTAATGGAAAATCAACCACCATTTACCaaagttatgacattaacagcAACAGATCCCGATTTGCCACCTAACGGAGCACCATTTTCGTATTATTTAGTTGGTGGACGCCATAAGGATATGGTTATCATTGAAAAGCATACGGGAGTTGTTAAAACTACAAAGAGTTTAGACAGAGAATCAATACCCATGTTAGATATTATTGTTGAAGTCGAAGATAGTGGTACACCAAAAATGCGATCTAGACATCATGTTACGATAACAGTACTTGATGAAAACGATAGTCCATCAACGTCTAGATCAGTACACGTTATTGTCCATGCTTTCAGTAATACAATTCCAATTGGTAAAATTGCTGATGTTCATCCAAACGATGCTGACATTACTGGCGAATACCGTTGTAAAATATTACAAGCACCCGTACCAAATGGTGTGCTTACTATTCCATCTGGTTGCGATTTACATACTTCACAAATTACACCGAATCAAGGATATTCGTTATCAGTATCTGGTAATGATGGCAAGCATGCAGATGTGATTTCAAAAGTCACActtgaatttttaagttttgataATATTACAATTGATAACTCAATAACAGTTCGAATAACAAACATGACAGCCTCgcattttttaacgaatttttataaTGGAATCTTAGATCTATGGAAGACTTGTTTTGATTCAGGCGATTCAATTAAACTGACCAGTATTTATGAGAACTCAACGTACATAGATCTTACAGTAGCAGTTGAACAAAGTTCTGGAAAATATCGCAGTAAATCGTATGTAATTGAGCGACTTTTGAAAAAGAAACCaacaatgaaaaatatgtttaaagcgTCACAATCAGTTACAATAGGCTATACGCCATGTCAAATCGATACTTGTAAAAATGATGGTATTTGTACGGAAGCCATCAAAGTACATGGCGACACAAGAATAACTGACAGCAACGCGTTAATATTTACATCTCCGTTAGTAATTCATGAATTTTCATGCCATTGTACAGACGGATTTACTGGGCAATATTGTCATAAACGTCAAGATCCATGTTCACCTAATCCATGCAAAGCTGGTGGACAGTGCCGTCGTCAAGGATTCGAATTTCAATGTATCTGCCCGGTCACAAGAGAAGGTCGATATTGTGAACAAGAGCGTGGTGATGCATGTTCAGAAAATCCATGTAAAAATGGTGGTTCGTGCCGTGAGAGTCCTGATGGTTCCTCGTTCTTCTGTTTATGTCGTCCAGGCTATAGAGGAAATCAATGCGAAGCTGTTGCAGATTCTTGTCGACCAAATCCTTGTTTGTATGGTGGTTTATGCATTAGCTTAAAACCAGGATACAATTGTAGTTGTATTGATGGACGGTATGGACGACATTGTGAAAAAGGAACATTTGGTTTTAATGAATTATCGTACATGAAATTCCCAGCATTGGATGCTGCAACCAATGATATTTCGTTAATATTTGCAACTACAAAACCAAAtgcattattaatttacaattatggAATTCAATCTGGTGGACGATCCGATTTTGTTGCTATGGAATTAATCAACGGAAAAGCAATATTTTCGTTTGGTGGAGCGCGTACTGCTATTACATCAGTATCTGTAAGTGGTAAAACGGGAAGTTTATCAGATGGAACATGGCACAAAGTTACAGCAACACGAAATGGTCGAGTGGTATCGCTTAGTGTAGCATCATGCACCGAGCATGGAGATTCATGTGAAGATTGTCGTCCTGGGGATACAGCTTGTTATGCAGATGAAATTGGTCCTACTGG aaCATTAAATTTCAACAATCAACCGTTGCTTGTTGGTGGATTATCAACAGCTGATCCTGTACTTGAACGACCCGGACAAATTCATTCAGATGACCTTGTGGGATGTGTACACAGTATATCAGTAAATGGTAGATCATTAAATTTAAGCAACCCAATTGAGTCAAATGGTGTTCAATCTACTTGTAGTCGTCATGGAAATTGTAAGGCAGCTCCAACTGATCCTTGTGGTGGTTTTGGTTCATGTTTGGATCATTGGCAAACACTTAAATGTAAATGTGATAATCGATTAATTGCGCCAAACTGCAATTCTGCTCTTCAACCCATATCATTGATCGATGGTGGATTTatcgaatttaaaatatcacaaaaacatAAACGAATGCAATTACTGGAAAATATTTACAGGGGAAGTACCAATTGGCATTCTCATCATCATCGTAATGAACGATCAACACCTCTACTTAACGATATGCCAGCAAAAACTATAAGTCTGATGTTTCGAACAATCAAACTAGATGGGGTACTTATTTATGCTGCAAGTAATAAACATTACACCTCAGTGGGTCTTCGCAATGGTGAATTGGTTTATACGTCAAGATTTAGTACATCCGTTAATATGAGCAGCGTAGATTTACATATATCTGATGGAAAATGGCATAATTTAACATTACACTCGAAAAACAGaggtttacatttgtttttggaTGGTAATCGTGTAGGCGACGAATTAGATACTGCTGGTGTACACGATTTCTTAGATCCATATTTAACAGTTTTAACTTTAGGTGGTATCAATTctagaattaattttaacattgaagATATGTCACAAAATTTTGAAGGttgttttgcaaattttactataaataatgAAGTACAACCATTTAATGGATCTGGAAGTGTTTTCAATGAAGTTTTAACAACGGGGAAAGTATTACCAGGATGTCAACATATTCTGGGTGTTGGAGCCGCAGTATCACCCGATCCTTTAAGTATTGGAATAACACTAGTAATAGTATTCTTTGTTGTATTATTAGTTGCCATTTTAGTATCGTTTATAGTATTCCGATTACGTAGACAGAAGAAAGAAAAGTCTGGTGCACCTGGATGCTCATCTGGAATGCATGTTAAACAAAATGGTGGCAATGCGATAATGAGTAGCTCAAATCTTGTATCGTTAGGCCCAGATGGAGTTTTAGTAAGACCATCACATACAAATGAAACATCTGTTGCGTACTTAGAAAATGGAGATGTTATTCGAGGTGTAAGTGGTCATCATATAATTGCCCCGGaattaatatcgaaaaaatataaagaacgTGAGATACCTTCTAATGAACATCGTCCACAAAGACCGGATATTATTGAAAGAGAAGTAGTAGGTAAAAGCCCTCCAATGAGAGAAGATCATCATCCACCTATACCACCTTCTTCGGCTCATGTACATGATCATGTCAATACAGATTTAAACTCTGAGCTACCAGAACATTACGATTTAGAAAATGCTAGTTCGATAGCACCTTCTGATATTGACATAGTATATCATTACAAAGGTTATCGAGAAGCAGGTGGGGTACGCAAATATAAAGCAACACCTCCACCTGTAACAACTTACCATCATAAACATAGTGCCTCACAAAATCAAACACAACATCGTCATTCCCCACATCATGCTGGTGGATACCCACCAAGAGCGCCACCAACATCTCAAACACCATCAAATCGTCAACATCAAAGTACACCATTAGCGCGGCTAAGTCCCAGTAGTGAATTAAGTGCTCAACAACCGCGCATTTTAACATTACATGACATTAGTGGAAAACCTTTACAAACTGCTCTATTGGCCACAACATCCAGTTCTGGCGGAGTAGGTAAAGATCCATTACATAGTAATAGTGAACGTAGTTTAAATAGTCCAGTAATGTCACAATTAAGTGGACAAAGTTCAGCTAGTCGTAAAGCTGTGCCACAACCACCAAATAGTGGCAATTCAGGTATGGGCTTAACAGCCGAAGAAATAGAACGTTTAAATTCACGTCCACGGACGTCTAGTCTAGTATCCACTTTAGATGCAGTATCTAGTTCCAGTGAGGCACCACATGGGCCTCATCAAAGTCATTTAGCGCATTTACATCATTCACCTGTAATAGACACACGTCGTAGTTCAACAACCACTGATGAAAGTGGGAACGATAGTTTTACATGTTCAGAAATCGAATATGATAATTCTAGTTTAGCTggtgataaatataaaaatgagagTGAATCCAGGTGCGCAGATAATGGGAGTACTGGTAGTAAACCAATTCCACCACCGTCGTACGACGGATTTGATTCGTCATTTCGAGGATCATTAAGTACATTAGTAGCATCTGATGATGATTTAAATGGACCAATGTATCGACCGCCAGCTGGTTCACCATCAGCAACGTCAGCATTAGGTTgggattatttattaaattgggGTCCTGATTTTGAAAGTTTAGTGGGAGTTTTTAAAGATATCGCCGAATTACCAGATGGTGTTAATAATAGAGTACCAACATCTTTACGACTTCAAAGTGCTCCCAAACCATCCGAAGAATATGTTTAG